From the genome of Desulfovibrio sp. JC010, one region includes:
- a CDS encoding type II toxin-antitoxin system RelE/ParE family toxin has protein sequence MTTVKWLPKALKQLRKIHTEDQKRILKKFDELEEFPDCSNVKSLTNREDYRFRVGRCRILFSVESGEPVVIYIEEVKKRDERTY, from the coding sequence ATGACCACAGTTAAATGGCTCCCGAAGGCACTAAAGCAGCTACGGAAAATTCACACTGAAGATCAAAAACGCATACTTAAAAAGTTTGATGAACTTGAGGAGTTCCCTGATTGCTCTAATGTGAAGTCATTGACCAATCGGGAAGATTATAGATTCAGAGTAGGCAGATGTAGAATTTTATTCTCAGTTGAATCTGGGGAACCAGTTGTAATCTATATCGAAGAGGTGAAAAAAAGAGATGAAAGAACGTATTGA
- a CDS encoding 4Fe-4S double cluster binding domain-containing protein, translated as MTDLKSELLANAQQWGADLIKIADTTRMAGMETRPDDLLTNFPRAISIAVQLADGIMETIDDRPTEIYSQHYQRVNALLDNIACRVTSFIQNNGGKTLPIPASQILCEERFVSYISHKAVAINAGLGWQGKSLLLVTPQYGPRIRLVTILTDLDIPADEPIKNRCGKCTKCTDACPSGAIKNVNTELHYASRNEAVDLAACVDHLNKVSGFGNLMPYICGVCVASCPWGKKKRQPRVVS; from the coding sequence GTGACGGATTTAAAAAGCGAACTCTTAGCCAATGCCCAGCAATGGGGAGCGGACCTGATCAAAATTGCGGATACAACCCGCATGGCTGGTATGGAAACCCGCCCCGATGACCTGCTGACCAACTTCCCACGGGCTATCTCAATTGCAGTTCAGCTTGCTGACGGAATCATGGAAACAATCGATGACCGCCCCACTGAAATATATTCCCAACACTACCAGCGCGTTAACGCCCTGCTCGACAACATTGCCTGCCGGGTGACAAGTTTTATCCAGAATAACGGTGGCAAAACACTACCCATCCCGGCCAGCCAGATTCTCTGTGAAGAACGATTTGTTTCCTATATTTCACACAAAGCAGTCGCCATTAACGCCGGACTCGGCTGGCAAGGCAAATCATTATTGCTGGTTACCCCGCAGTACGGACCACGCATTCGGCTGGTAACAATCCTCACCGACCTCGATATCCCAGCAGATGAACCAATCAAAAACCGTTGCGGCAAATGCACAAAATGCACTGACGCCTGCCCTTCCGGGGCCATAAAAAACGTGAATACCGAGCTGCATTATGCTTCACGAAACGAAGCAGTAGATTTAGCAGCATGTGTTGATCATCTGAATAAAGTGTCGGGATTTGGGAATTTGATGCCTTATATTTGCGGGGTTTGTGTGGCTAGTTGTCCTTGGGGGAAGAAGAAACGGCAGCCCCGCGTAGTGAGCTAA
- the hysD gene encoding NiFeSe hydrogenase maturation protease, with translation MKKLLVLGIGNILLGDEGVGVHAVEELKKEEWPEYVHLVDGGTFTHDIFHILEGYDGLLVLDIVHGGKDGGTVYYLEEKDIMNNEKQRLSLHDIDLVDSLNMAGAVGKRPEMRVLGMEPENYTDWSMEMTDICKAVFPGYVERARTEIKRFIEEFGQ, from the coding sequence ATGAAAAAACTGCTGGTACTTGGGATTGGTAACATCCTCCTCGGCGATGAGGGCGTCGGGGTGCATGCTGTAGAAGAGCTGAAAAAGGAAGAATGGCCGGAATACGTTCACCTCGTGGACGGCGGCACATTCACCCACGATATTTTTCACATTCTGGAAGGCTACGACGGCCTTCTGGTGCTGGACATCGTTCATGGCGGGAAGGATGGCGGCACCGTTTATTATCTTGAAGAAAAAGATATTATGAACAACGAAAAGCAGCGTCTGTCCCTGCATGACATTGATCTGGTCGATTCACTGAATATGGCCGGAGCAGTGGGCAAGCGTCCTGAAATGCGTGTCCTCGGCATGGAGCCTGAGAACTACACTGACTGGTCCATGGAAATGACCGATATCTGCAAAGCGGTATTTCCCGGTTATGTGGAACGCGCCCGTACTGAGATCAAGCGTTTTATTGAGGAGTTTGGTCAGTAG
- the hysB gene encoding NiFeSe hydrogenase small subunit has product MSLTRRDFVKMCTGTVAGFGISQMFNPSVVHALKKFVPNVFWLQGQGCTGCSVSILNSVHPSIAEVLLDVINLDYHPTIMGSEGHEAWDFMMSQAEKNKGKYIVIVEGSVPTAENGHYCIVGAGADHKEYTMTEATLEMAKNAAVVVNVGTCAAYGGIPAAEGNLTGSMSVTNFLAENGVKTPVVNIPGCPPHPDWMVGTLVVAINAIEEKGLDGGLAEVVKILDENGRPTPFFGENIHDNCPYLEAFDNDEYSETFTDPVKCRYELGCKGPNANSDCFKRKWNGGVNWCVENSVCIGCVEPGFPDEMSPFYEAG; this is encoded by the coding sequence ATGAGTTTGACCAGGCGAGATTTCGTGAAAATGTGCACAGGAACTGTGGCTGGATTTGGGATTTCCCAGATGTTCAACCCCAGTGTTGTGCATGCGCTGAAGAAGTTTGTACCGAATGTTTTCTGGCTGCAGGGACAGGGCTGCACCGGTTGTTCGGTATCCATTCTGAACTCAGTGCATCCCTCTATCGCAGAGGTTCTTCTTGATGTAATCAACCTTGATTATCATCCGACCATCATGGGTTCCGAAGGCCACGAAGCCTGGGATTTCATGATGAGTCAGGCTGAAAAGAATAAGGGCAAGTACATCGTTATTGTTGAAGGTTCCGTTCCCACAGCTGAGAACGGCCACTACTGTATCGTAGGTGCAGGCGCAGACCACAAAGAATACACCATGACTGAGGCCACTCTTGAAATGGCCAAGAATGCAGCCGTGGTTGTTAACGTTGGTACCTGTGCAGCATACGGCGGTATCCCCGCTGCTGAAGGAAACCTTACCGGCTCCATGTCTGTAACCAATTTCCTCGCAGAAAACGGCGTGAAGACTCCCGTTGTTAACATTCCGGGTTGTCCCCCCCATCCTGACTGGATGGTCGGCACCCTCGTTGTCGCAATCAATGCCATTGAAGAAAAAGGCCTTGATGGCGGTCTGGCTGAAGTTGTCAAGATTCTTGACGAAAACGGCCGCCCCACACCTTTCTTCGGTGAGAACATCCACGACAACTGCCCCTATCTTGAGGCGTTCGACAACGATGAATATTCTGAAACTTTCACCGATCCCGTTAAATGCCGTTACGAGCTGGGCTGTAAAGGCCCCAATGCCAACTCCGATTGCTTCAAACGCAAGTGGAACGGCGGCGTTAACTGGTGTGTTGAAAACTCAGTATGTATTGGCTGTGTAGAACCGGGATTCCCGGATGAAATGTCCCCCTTCTACGAAGCCGGTTAA
- a CDS encoding helix-turn-helix domain-containing protein — MKERIDYDILKDSLGQPYCVVMPYDSFLELNKKADSDSSISIPHEVVKLHVLENKPLVRAWREHLGKTQTEVAESMGIKQASFSQMENNPKSLRPSTLKRIADAMGIEWEQLSED; from the coding sequence ATGAAAGAACGTATTGATTACGACATTTTGAAAGACAGTTTAGGGCAGCCTTACTGTGTTGTCATGCCTTATGACAGCTTTCTTGAACTTAACAAGAAGGCAGACTCGGATAGCTCTATTTCAATTCCTCATGAAGTAGTTAAACTCCACGTACTTGAAAACAAGCCTCTTGTCCGGGCCTGGCGTGAACACCTTGGCAAAACTCAGACAGAAGTAGCTGAATCCATGGGCATAAAACAGGCCAGCTTTTCCCAAATGGAAAACAACCCTAAATCATTACGTCCCAGCACCCTGAAACGTATTGCTGACGCCATGGGCATTGAATGGGAACAACTTTCCGAAGACTAA
- the hysA gene encoding NiFeSe hydrogenase large subunit HysA, producing MSSKSHAPAGKDGKIKIAIDPVTRIEGHLKAEVVVKDGKVTDAWLSGGMYRGFENILVGRDPRDAAQLTQRLCGVCPTAHSTASTRALDDAFGVKLTTNGRVTKNLIFGANYLQSHILHFYHLAALDFVRGPGKAPFVPRFEHPDLRLDEKTNKVAVDQYVKALEIRRICHEMVALFGGKMPHVSGQVVGGATEIPTKEKLAEYASRFKQVQKFIEETYVPTVYLIGSVYKDLFKIGGGYKNAMAYGVFPMDDAESEMLLKPGVYIDGKDQPFDQKLIKEYTKYAWYTDECSDLHPSEGKTIPDVHKKDAYSFCKASRYNGKAVEVGPLARMWVHNPELSPMGKKQLKDLFGIEAKMFRDLGEDMAFSLMGRHVARAEEAYMVANAIQDAWLKEVQPGEETYVKTEIPESAEGLGLTEAPRGSLLHYINIKDSVTANYQMIPATLWNSTPRDDKGHRGTIEEALVGTPVPDPKNPVDISRIIRSFDPULGCAVHVLHAETGEEHVVHVGEGC from the coding sequence ATGTCTTCAAAATCTCATGCACCCGCCGGTAAAGACGGGAAAATTAAGATTGCCATTGATCCGGTAACCCGAATCGAAGGTCACCTCAAGGCTGAGGTCGTAGTTAAAGACGGTAAAGTAACTGATGCATGGCTCTCCGGCGGCATGTATCGCGGTTTCGAGAACATCCTTGTAGGACGTGATCCCCGCGATGCAGCACAGCTGACCCAGCGTCTGTGCGGTGTTTGCCCCACTGCTCACTCCACTGCTTCCACCCGCGCTCTTGATGACGCTTTTGGCGTAAAGCTGACTACCAATGGTCGCGTTACCAAAAACCTCATCTTCGGTGCTAACTACCTGCAGTCTCACATTCTGCACTTCTATCATCTCGCAGCTCTGGACTTCGTACGCGGACCCGGCAAAGCTCCCTTTGTCCCCCGCTTCGAACATCCCGACCTGCGTCTGGATGAAAAAACCAACAAGGTAGCTGTTGACCAGTACGTTAAGGCTCTTGAAATCCGCCGTATCTGCCACGAAATGGTAGCACTGTTCGGTGGTAAAATGCCTCACGTTTCCGGTCAGGTCGTTGGTGGTGCAACTGAAATTCCGACCAAGGAAAAGCTCGCTGAATACGCAAGCCGCTTCAAGCAGGTTCAGAAGTTCATTGAAGAAACCTACGTACCCACCGTTTACCTTATCGGTTCCGTCTACAAAGATCTGTTCAAGATCGGTGGCGGATACAAAAATGCTATGGCTTACGGCGTATTCCCCATGGATGATGCTGAGTCCGAAATGCTGCTCAAGCCCGGTGTATACATCGATGGTAAGGATCAGCCCTTCGACCAGAAGCTCATCAAAGAATACACCAAGTACGCATGGTACACTGATGAGTGTTCCGATCTGCATCCCAGCGAAGGTAAAACCATCCCGGATGTTCACAAGAAGGACGCTTACAGCTTCTGTAAGGCATCCCGCTACAACGGCAAAGCTGTTGAAGTTGGTCCCCTTGCACGTATGTGGGTTCATAACCCCGAGCTCAGCCCCATGGGTAAAAAACAGCTCAAGGATCTCTTCGGCATCGAAGCCAAGATGTTCCGCGATCTGGGCGAAGACATGGCATTCTCCCTCATGGGCCGCCACGTTGCACGCGCAGAAGAAGCTTACATGGTTGCAAACGCAATCCAGGATGCATGGCTCAAAGAAGTTCAGCCCGGCGAAGAAACCTACGTCAAGACTGAAATTCCTGAGTCCGCAGAAGGTCTCGGTCTTACCGAAGCACCCCGTGGTTCCCTGCTGCACTACATCAACATCAAGGATTCAGTAACTGCTAACTACCAGATGATCCCAGCGACCCTCTGGAACAGCACCCCGCGTGATGACAAAGGTCATCGCGGTACCATCGAGGAAGCCCTCGTAGGTACTCCCGTTCCTGATCCGAAGAACCCCGTAGACATCTCAAGGATCATTCGATCCTTTGACCCGTGACTGGGTTGTGCCGTGCACGTGCTGCACGCAGAGACCGGTGAAGAGCATGTTGTTCACGTAGGCGAAGGTTGCTAA